The Paraburkholderia acidisoli genome contains a region encoding:
- a CDS encoding acyl-CoA thioesterase codes for MKTPSQPLDRSETTFRFLAEPTSVNFGGKVHGGALMKWIDETAYACAAVWSGRYCVTVSVGNIRFRRPILVGNMVELRARVVATGRTSMHIHITVHAGDPKSGQLRLTTDCLIVFVAVDENGNPIPVPTFVPETDEQKRLAKYALDVKEALDAIVELKPEEVAKGEV; via the coding sequence ATGAAGACGCCTTCCCAACCGCTGGATCGTTCGGAAACGACGTTCCGTTTCCTTGCCGAACCGACCTCGGTGAATTTCGGCGGCAAAGTGCACGGCGGTGCGCTGATGAAGTGGATCGACGAAACCGCCTATGCGTGCGCGGCCGTCTGGTCTGGCCGCTACTGCGTGACGGTGAGCGTGGGCAATATCCGCTTTCGCCGCCCGATCCTCGTCGGCAACATGGTCGAGTTGCGCGCGCGCGTGGTCGCCACCGGCCGCACGTCGATGCATATCCACATCACCGTGCATGCGGGCGACCCGAAGAGCGGCCAGTTGCGCCTCACCACGGATTGCCTGATCGTGTTCGTGGCCGTCGACGAAAACGGCAACCCCATTCCGGTGCCGACCTTCGTGCCGGAAACCGACGAGCAGAAGCGCCTCGCGAAATACGCGCTCGACGTGAAGGAAGCGCTCGACGCGATCGTCGAACTCAAGCCCGAGGAAGTCGCGAAGGGCGAAGTCTGA
- a CDS encoding GlxA family transcriptional regulator, with translation MPPCFDSLPSAPAANTAARHVVFAVAPALVLLDACGPVEAFWRAELAMRAARGVSAPHAATHGDSRDGATRRPRIEPAATAYRTTLASIDGGVLPTFAGLPIVTERLDTLDPATIDTLIVPGVPIDETSPLQPALVDWIAAAAPHARRLASVCTGAFYLAAAGLLDGRRAATHWRNAAQLARRFPRVDVDPEPIFVRDERDGRVVWTSAGVTAGIDLALALIEEDCGHAVAMQAARRLVVFMKRPGGQAQFSEMLAAQASAGGEFDTLHTWMAGNLQGELSIERLAEAACMSPRTFARRYVEAVGRTPARTVAAMRVEAAAQALSASRRPLKRIAVDCGFGSEQNLRRAFERRYGVLPLDYRARFAAS, from the coding sequence ATGCCTCCTTGTTTCGACTCGCTCCCCTCGGCGCCCGCCGCGAACACCGCCGCGCGCCACGTCGTCTTTGCCGTCGCGCCCGCCCTCGTGCTGCTGGACGCGTGCGGCCCCGTCGAGGCTTTCTGGCGCGCCGAACTGGCGATGCGCGCCGCACGGGGCGTGTCGGCACCTCACGCCGCAACGCACGGCGATTCGCGCGATGGCGCCACGCGTCGGCCGCGCATCGAACCTGCCGCAACGGCTTACCGCACGACGCTCGCCTCGATCGACGGCGGCGTGCTGCCCACGTTCGCGGGCCTGCCCATCGTCACCGAGCGGCTCGACACGCTCGATCCCGCCACCATCGACACGCTGATCGTGCCGGGCGTGCCCATCGACGAGACTTCGCCGCTGCAGCCCGCCCTCGTCGACTGGATCGCCGCCGCGGCGCCGCACGCGCGGCGGCTGGCGTCGGTGTGCACGGGAGCGTTTTATCTCGCGGCGGCCGGTTTGCTCGACGGTCGCCGTGCCGCCACGCACTGGCGCAACGCGGCGCAGCTCGCGCGCCGTTTTCCGCGCGTCGACGTCGATCCCGAGCCGATCTTCGTGCGCGACGAGCGCGACGGGCGCGTCGTCTGGACTTCGGCGGGCGTGACCGCGGGCATCGACCTCGCGCTCGCGCTGATCGAGGAGGACTGCGGCCACGCGGTCGCGATGCAGGCCGCGCGCCGCCTCGTCGTGTTCATGAAGCGGCCGGGCGGCCAGGCGCAGTTCAGCGAGATGCTGGCGGCGCAGGCGTCGGCGGGCGGCGAATTCGACACGTTGCACACGTGGATGGCGGGCAATCTGCAAGGCGAACTGAGCATCGAACGGCTCGCCGAGGCCGCCTGCATGAGCCCGCGCACCTTCGCGCGCCGCTACGTGGAGGCGGTCGGGCGCACGCCCGCGCGCACCGTCGCGGCCATGCGCGTGGAAGCGGCCGCGCAGGCGCTCTCGGCGTCGCGGCGGCCGCTCAAGCGCATCGCCGTGGATTGCGGGTTCGGCAGCGAGCAGAATTTGCGGCGCGCGTTCGAGCGGCGTTACGGCGTGCTGCCGCTCGACTACCGCGCGCGTTTTGCGGCGAGTTGA
- a CDS encoding ArsR/SmtB family transcription factor, whose amino-acid sequence MPLPAPESSHFPGLARVAALLADPGRAAMLWALMDGSARPAGELTLVAGLSPSAASGHLARLTEGGLLALDARGRHRYYRIATPEIAAAIEALMNVAQTATPVRPGTQAGARADPDAGPISHAVADAPGGSHTGSRPATRPARTVPLDMRHARTCYDHMAGEVAVQMFERLVDGGLLTRNGDTLDVTPAGTARLAGWGVDVPALRARRRRFACTCLDWSERRPHLGGALGAALLDSWTQRGWVERASRPRVLRITPPGQREFDALMNSGAR is encoded by the coding sequence ATGCCCCTCCCCGCTCCCGAATCGAGCCATTTCCCCGGTCTTGCGCGGGTCGCCGCGCTGCTCGCCGACCCGGGCCGCGCCGCCATGCTCTGGGCGCTCATGGACGGCAGCGCGCGCCCGGCGGGCGAACTCACGCTGGTCGCCGGTCTGTCGCCCTCGGCGGCGAGCGGCCATCTCGCGCGCCTCACCGAAGGCGGCCTGCTCGCGCTCGACGCGCGCGGCCGGCATCGCTATTACCGGATCGCCACGCCCGAGATCGCCGCCGCGATCGAAGCGCTGATGAACGTCGCGCAAACTGCCACGCCCGTGCGGCCCGGGACGCAGGCCGGCGCGCGTGCCGATCCGGACGCCGGCCCGATCAGCCACGCGGTTGCCGATGCTCCCGGCGGGTCGCACACGGGATCGCGCCCGGCCACGCGGCCCGCCCGCACCGTGCCGCTGGACATGCGCCACGCGCGCACCTGCTACGACCACATGGCAGGCGAAGTCGCGGTGCAGATGTTCGAGCGTCTCGTCGATGGCGGTCTGCTCACGCGTAACGGCGACACGCTCGACGTGACGCCCGCGGGCACCGCGCGCCTCGCGGGCTGGGGCGTCGACGTGCCGGCGCTGCGCGCGCGGCGGCGGCGCTTCGCGTGCACCTGCCTGGACTGGAGCGAACGGCGGCCGCATCTGGGCGGCGCGCTGGGCGCGGCGCTGCTCGACTCGTGGACGCAGCGCGGCTGGGTGGAGCGCGCGAGCCGCCCGCGCGTGCTGCGCATCACGCCGCCGGGGCAACGCGAATTCGACGCGCTGATGAACTCCGGCGCGCGGTGA
- a CDS encoding DUF6600 domain-containing protein: protein MSRRPISRRPAASLTLLACAALAALNLAAAPVAFAQTAEAPPAPVAAPQAQNAAGDPPGRIARLDYMAGAVTTEPAGASDWSYAQLNRPLTTGDQLWNDANARSELHIGSTAVRMGPQTSLDVLDLDDQSTQLKVAQGTLSTRVREIPAGTSYEIDTPNLALGVTSPGDYRVDVAPDGSATTVTVRSGNVTVYGENGQVPMTAGQQIRFAGTGLQQTASNAAPPADAFDQWALSRDAAEDRSVSARYVSRDMPGYQDLDANGTWRNDPQYGAVWIPNAEPAGWAPYHDGHWVWQAPWGWTWVDDAPWGFAPYHYGRWAHVDDSWAWVPGPLVESAPPVYAPALVAFVGGGGGGADWGVNLAVGGVAAAGVAWFALGPGEAWHPRWADWSPHYYDRVNRPVVINNYRQNVNINVHNTFVNYRVPGAVTAVPATAFVHGQSASRFAQHVDPQQWRNARPESGTPGIAPVKGSFGPNQRRADYRPPAALNQRQVVATRAPVAPPAFHDSLAQRYAHAGGTVPGAGAPVIRTAAPAHASFSPFSPANRGGWSAQNVRVVGPHTPVMSAAGRPGEAQAGRPGAPGNGPNGGAPAMNAMQRGAEHGQPGAPAAVQAGAQAGAQAGEHGVPRPPQFAGRPEGGMPANPHAGQPGAQPAPGAPNALNAARAAEGAQHQPVWTQQHTPMAMRGQPGGNEAGHPAGQQAAHAPAMAMQQPHGAENVAGREANAPHVPQPGAEQHAPQMAQQPQARPEAHPQAPAQPRAEVHPQAQAQPQPQQQPRAEFHPQPQQQPRAESRPQPQQPPRAEFHPQPQAQARPEFHPQPQPQQHAEAPRPQPQPHPQPQPQPHPQERAAGGGNHDEHHHG, encoded by the coding sequence ATGTCCCGCCGACCGATTTCCCGCCGACCCGCCGCCTCGCTCACGCTGCTCGCCTGTGCCGCGCTCGCCGCGCTGAATCTCGCCGCCGCGCCGGTCGCGTTCGCGCAGACCGCCGAAGCGCCGCCCGCGCCGGTCGCCGCGCCCCAGGCACAGAACGCGGCCGGCGATCCGCCCGGCCGTATCGCGCGTCTCGACTACATGGCCGGCGCCGTGACGACCGAGCCGGCCGGCGCGAGCGACTGGTCCTACGCGCAGCTCAACCGCCCGCTCACAACCGGCGACCAGCTCTGGAACGACGCCAACGCGCGCTCGGAACTGCACATCGGCTCGACGGCCGTGCGCATGGGGCCGCAAACGAGCCTCGACGTGCTCGATCTCGACGACCAGAGCACGCAGCTCAAGGTCGCGCAAGGCACGCTCTCCACGCGCGTGCGCGAGATTCCCGCGGGCACCTCGTATGAAATCGACACGCCCAATCTCGCGCTCGGCGTGACGAGCCCCGGCGATTACCGTGTCGATGTCGCGCCCGACGGCAGCGCCACCACCGTGACCGTGCGCAGCGGCAATGTGACCGTATACGGGGAGAACGGCCAGGTGCCGATGACGGCGGGCCAGCAGATCCGCTTCGCGGGCACCGGTTTGCAGCAGACGGCCAGCAACGCCGCGCCGCCCGCCGACGCCTTCGACCAGTGGGCGCTCTCGCGCGACGCCGCCGAGGACCGCTCGGTTTCGGCGCGTTACGTGTCGCGCGACATGCCGGGGTATCAGGATCTCGACGCCAACGGCACGTGGCGCAACGACCCGCAGTACGGCGCGGTCTGGATTCCGAACGCGGAGCCCGCGGGCTGGGCGCCCTATCACGACGGCCACTGGGTCTGGCAGGCGCCTTGGGGCTGGACCTGGGTCGACGACGCGCCGTGGGGCTTCGCGCCTTATCACTATGGCCGCTGGGCGCATGTCGACGATTCGTGGGCGTGGGTGCCGGGGCCGCTCGTCGAGAGCGCGCCGCCCGTGTATGCGCCCGCGCTGGTCGCGTTCGTGGGCGGCGGCGGCGGCGGCGCCGACTGGGGCGTGAATCTGGCGGTGGGCGGCGTGGCCGCGGCGGGCGTCGCGTGGTTCGCGCTCGGGCCGGGCGAGGCGTGGCATCCGCGCTGGGCCGACTGGAGCCCGCACTACTACGACCGCGTGAATCGTCCCGTCGTCATCAACAATTACCGGCAGAACGTGAACATCAACGTGCACAACACGTTCGTCAATTACCGCGTGCCGGGCGCCGTGACGGCCGTGCCCGCAACGGCGTTCGTGCACGGGCAGTCGGCGTCGCGGTTCGCGCAGCACGTGGATCCGCAGCAGTGGCGCAACGCGCGGCCCGAGTCGGGCACGCCGGGCATCGCGCCGGTCAAGGGCAGCTTCGGGCCGAACCAGCGGCGCGCCGATTACCGTCCGCCCGCCGCGCTGAATCAGCGTCAGGTGGTCGCCACGCGCGCACCGGTCGCCCCGCCCGCCTTCCACGACAGTCTCGCGCAGCGTTATGCGCATGCGGGTGGCACGGTGCCGGGCGCGGGCGCCCCCGTGATCCGCACGGCGGCTCCGGCGCACGCGTCGTTTTCGCCGTTCTCGCCGGCCAATCGCGGCGGCTGGAGCGCGCAGAACGTGCGCGTGGTCGGGCCGCACACGCCCGTCATGAGCGCGGCGGGTCGGCCGGGCGAAGCGCAGGCCGGACGGCCGGGCGCGCCGGGCAATGGGCCGAATGGCGGCGCGCCCGCCATGAACGCCATGCAGCGCGGCGCGGAACACGGCCAGCCGGGCGCGCCGGCCGCCGTGCAAGCGGGAGCGCAGGCTGGAGCGCAAGCCGGGGAGCACGGCGTGCCGCGTCCGCCGCAGTTCGCGGGCCGTCCGGAGGGTGGCATGCCGGCGAATCCGCACGCGGGGCAACCCGGGGCGCAACCCGCGCCGGGCGCACCGAACGCCCTAAACGCCGCGCGTGCGGCGGAAGGCGCCCAGCATCAGCCGGTGTGGACGCAGCAGCACACGCCGATGGCCATGCGCGGCCAGCCGGGCGGCAACGAAGCGGGCCATCCAGCGGGTCAACAGGCGGCCCACGCTCCGGCGATGGCGATGCAACAGCCGCACGGCGCCGAAAACGTAGCCGGTCGCGAAGCCAACGCGCCGCATGTGCCGCAACCGGGCGCGGAACAGCACGCCCCGCAGATGGCGCAGCAGCCGCAGGCCCGTCCGGAAGCGCATCCGCAAGCGCCAGCCCAGCCGCGCGCGGAGGTTCATCCGCAAGCTCAGGCGCAACCGCAACCGCAGCAGCAACCGCGTGCCGAGTTCCATCCGCAGCCTCAGCAGCAACCGCGCGCCGAGTCTCGTCCGCAGCCTCAGCAGCCGCCGCGCGCGGAATTTCACCCGCAGCCGCAAGCGCAAGCGCGTCCGGAGTTCCATCCGCAGCCGCAACCCCAGCAGCACGCCGAGGCGCCGCGGCCGCAACCGCAGCCGCATCCCCAACCGCAACCCCAGCCGCATCCGCAGGAACGCGCGGCCGGCGGCGGCAATCATGACGAGCATCACCACGGCTGA
- a CDS encoding thymidylate synthase, which translates to MKQYLELVRSILDTGTWQENRTGIRTISQPGAMLRFDLQQGFPAVTTKKLAFKSAVGELIGFLRASRNAAEFRALGCKVWDANANANEQWLANPYREGTDDLGDVYGVQWRKWPAYKVLEAGAAAQIADAQARGYAQVAQFSEDGQPKVLLYKAIDQLRQCLDTIMNNPTDRRILFHAWNPAVLEEIALPACHLLYQFLPNPTKREISLCLYIRSNDVGLGTPFNLTEGAVLLHLVGRLTGYTPRWFTYFIGDAHIYENQLDMLNEQLRREPFPSPQLAISERVPEYAKTGVYAPEWLDQVEPSDFSLVGYQHHQPLTAPMAV; encoded by the coding sequence ATGAAACAGTATCTCGAGCTTGTCCGCTCGATTCTCGACACCGGCACGTGGCAGGAAAACCGCACCGGCATCCGCACCATCAGCCAGCCGGGCGCGATGCTGCGCTTCGACCTCCAGCAAGGCTTTCCGGCCGTGACGACCAAAAAGCTCGCGTTCAAGTCGGCCGTGGGCGAGCTGATCGGGTTCCTGCGCGCCTCGCGCAACGCGGCGGAGTTCCGCGCGCTCGGCTGCAAGGTCTGGGACGCGAACGCCAACGCCAACGAGCAATGGCTCGCCAACCCGTACCGCGAGGGCACCGACGATCTCGGCGATGTCTACGGCGTGCAATGGCGCAAATGGCCCGCCTACAAGGTGCTCGAGGCCGGCGCGGCCGCGCAGATCGCCGACGCGCAGGCGCGCGGCTACGCTCAGGTCGCGCAGTTCAGCGAAGACGGCCAGCCCAAGGTGCTGCTCTACAAGGCCATCGACCAGTTGCGCCAGTGCCTCGACACCATCATGAACAACCCCACGGACCGGCGCATTTTGTTTCATGCCTGGAACCCGGCGGTGCTCGAGGAAATCGCGCTGCCCGCGTGCCACCTGCTGTACCAGTTCCTGCCGAATCCGACGAAGCGCGAAATCTCGCTGTGTCTCTACATCCGCAGCAACGACGTGGGCCTCGGCACGCCGTTCAACCTGACCGAAGGCGCGGTGCTGCTGCACCTGGTCGGCCGCCTGACGGGCTACACGCCGCGCTGGTTCACGTATTTCATCGGCGACGCGCACATCTACGAAAACCAGCTCGACATGCTCAACGAACAGTTGCGCCGCGAGCCGTTCCCGAGCCCGCAACTCGCCATTTCGGAGCGCGTGCCCGAGTACGCGAAAACCGGCGTCTACGCGCCCGAGTGGCTCGACCAGGTCGAACCGTCCGACTTTTCGCTCGTCGGTTACCAGCATCACCAGCCGCTTACGGCGCCGATGGCGGTTTGA
- a CDS encoding sigma-54 dependent transcriptional regulator, whose amino-acid sequence MEPATRQLVYVTRNPIAALNDRFHERGWQVEVVGNARDARRALRSGTPAGGLIDLSSDFHLNEIGSFEPCLTLPNVGWVAATTTGQLQDATLRRLVRDYCFDYVTVPWNGDRIVDSVGHAYGMVSLGEASANDTTGGTEGEMVGSCEAMLALFRSIRKVAMTDAPVFISGESGTGKELTAVAIHERSSRRNAPFVPINCGAIPPHLLQSELFGYERGAFTGANQRKVGRVESAHGGTLFLDEIGDLPMESQASLLRFLQEGKIERLGGHQSIPVDVRIISATHVDMRAAMVEGRFRQDLYHRLCVLQIDEPPLRARGKDIELLARHMLERFKKDGTRRLRGFSPDAIAALHNYSWPGNVRELINRVRRAIVMSEGRAITARDLELGDYVEVVPVSLSQAREAAERQAIELALLRHRGRLGDAARELGISRVTLYRLLCAHGMRHLESEPLAPHPGGLASSGNA is encoded by the coding sequence ATGGAACCTGCAACGCGGCAATTGGTGTACGTGACGCGCAATCCCATTGCGGCGCTGAACGATCGCTTCCACGAACGTGGCTGGCAGGTCGAGGTCGTCGGCAACGCGCGCGACGCGCGTCGGGCATTGCGCTCAGGTACGCCGGCAGGGGGGCTGATCGACTTGTCGAGCGACTTTCATCTGAATGAAATCGGTTCGTTCGAGCCTTGTCTCACCTTGCCCAACGTCGGCTGGGTGGCCGCCACGACCACGGGGCAATTGCAGGACGCGACGCTGCGCCGTCTGGTGCGCGATTACTGTTTCGATTACGTAACGGTGCCGTGGAACGGCGACCGTATCGTCGATTCCGTGGGCCATGCGTACGGCATGGTTTCGCTCGGCGAAGCCTCGGCCAACGACACCACGGGCGGCACCGAAGGCGAGATGGTGGGCTCCTGCGAGGCGATGCTCGCGTTGTTCCGCTCGATCCGCAAGGTCGCCATGACCGACGCGCCCGTTTTCATTTCGGGCGAATCGGGCACCGGCAAGGAACTCACGGCGGTGGCGATCCACGAGCGCTCGTCGCGCCGCAATGCGCCGTTCGTGCCGATCAACTGCGGCGCGATCCCGCCGCATCTGCTGCAATCCGAGCTGTTCGGCTACGAGCGCGGCGCCTTCACGGGCGCGAACCAGCGCAAGGTCGGCCGGGTGGAATCGGCGCATGGCGGCACGCTGTTCCTCGACGAAATCGGCGACTTGCCGATGGAAAGCCAGGCGAGCCTGCTGCGCTTTCTCCAGGAAGGCAAGATCGAACGCCTAGGCGGCCATCAGTCGATTCCCGTCGACGTGCGCATCATCTCGGCCACCCACGTCGACATGCGCGCGGCCATGGTGGAAGGGCGCTTCCGCCAGGATTTGTATCACCGCCTGTGCGTGCTGCAGATCGACGAGCCGCCGCTGCGCGCGCGCGGCAAAGACATTGAGCTGCTCGCGCGCCACATGCTCGAACGGTTCAAGAAGGACGGCACGCGGCGTCTGCGCGGCTTCTCGCCCGACGCCATCGCTGCGCTGCACAACTACAGCTGGCCCGGCAACGTGCGCGAGCTGATCAACCGCGTGCGTCGCGCGATCGTCATGTCGGAAGGCCGCGCGATCACGGCGCGTGATCTCGAACTCGGCGATTACGTGGAAGTCGTGCCGGTGTCGCTCTCGCAGGCGCGCGAGGCGGCCGAGCGACAGGCGATCGAACTCGCCTTGCTGCGTCATCGTGGCCGTCTCGGCGACGCCGCGCGCGAGCTGGGCATTTCGCGTGTCACGCTGTATCGGCTGCTGTGCGCGCACGGCATGCGGCATCTGGAAAGCGAACCGCTGGCGCCGCATCCCGGCGGTCTGGCTTCGAGCGGCAACGCATAA
- a CDS encoding beta strand repeat-containing protein — translation MKRTLIAAAVFASAAGSAYAVPSNMAYLFNATGVSEGVGINGWVTLYGCVDVSSTAGAVINNAQTTGGGTLTPQAQSYLSGNIKTTFNDSTQSVNGTGTNSSYKYSNGSSSSSWSASNSASDSHQANASTTKSSSSSSSFGKSLNASVSADYHVATDNGGSSKTTANSTSSDVGSKNYGQSYASQGNNTSTKSQNGSGGFTVGASWASSGNSHNGGASLQATGSEGSTHTNTNSHNDSDTKGIASAWNNSDTKNASNTTTSANTAYADGAGSASLTANVNGSSSKQKTSSTAYAHTDSASSSNSASHSQSASYAKNSASGWGYSVNDTLNTVDEHTTGSVTQHIDTQQAGTLNAGTGNNAATGVTGNLGVNIAEGINNAQSNDVALASVDMGNVFGNAQVFNTQASSGSATVKNFNLNASVGDGSLAGVSGNVGVNVASGIGNAQNNSLAGSVTTSASGSYSTVAMVATDNNVQNANMSANGQFQGTAMLGANTLTGATGNIGVNIAGGIGNLQHNGMAIAAMNNGH, via the coding sequence ATGAAGCGCACCCTCATAGCAGCGGCAGTGTTCGCGTCGGCGGCCGGTTCCGCTTACGCAGTTCCCTCGAACATGGCGTATCTGTTCAACGCCACGGGCGTCAGCGAAGGCGTGGGTATCAACGGTTGGGTCACGCTGTACGGCTGCGTCGATGTCTCGAGCACCGCCGGCGCCGTCATCAACAACGCACAAACGACCGGCGGCGGCACGCTGACGCCGCAAGCGCAAAGCTACCTGTCGGGCAACATCAAAACCACCTTCAACGACAGCACGCAAAGCGTGAACGGCACGGGCACGAACTCGTCCTACAAGTATTCGAACGGCAGCTCGTCGAGCAGCTGGTCGGCTTCGAACAGCGCGTCGGATTCGCATCAGGCGAACGCTTCCACGACGAAGAGCTCGTCGAGCAGCTCGAGCTTCGGCAAGAGCCTGAACGCCAGCGTCAGCGCCGACTACCACGTGGCCACGGACAACGGCGGCTCGAGCAAGACGACCGCGAACAGCACCTCGAGCGACGTCGGCAGCAAGAACTACGGCCAGAGCTACGCGAGCCAGGGCAACAACACGTCGACGAAGTCGCAGAACGGCAGCGGCGGCTTCACGGTGGGCGCGTCGTGGGCGAGCAGCGGCAACTCGCACAACGGCGGCGCTTCGCTGCAAGCCACGGGTTCGGAAGGCAGCACGCATACGAACACGAACTCGCATAACGACAGCGACACGAAGGGCATTGCTTCGGCCTGGAACAACAGCGACACGAAGAACGCCAGCAACACCACGACGAGCGCCAACACCGCCTACGCCGACGGCGCCGGCAGCGCTTCGCTCACGGCCAACGTGAACGGCTCGAGCAGCAAGCAGAAGACCTCGTCGACGGCCTACGCCCACACGGACAGCGCGTCGTCGAGCAACTCGGCTTCGCACAGCCAGTCGGCTTCGTATGCGAAGAACTCGGCGAGCGGCTGGGGCTATAGCGTGAACGACACGCTGAACACCGTCGACGAACACACGACGGGTTCGGTCACGCAGCACATCGACACGCAACAGGCCGGCACGCTCAACGCGGGCACGGGCAACAACGCCGCGACCGGCGTGACGGGCAATCTCGGCGTGAATATCGCGGAAGGCATCAACAACGCGCAAAGCAACGACGTCGCGCTCGCTTCCGTCGACATGGGCAACGTCTTCGGCAACGCACAGGTCTTCAACACCCAGGCGTCGAGCGGTTCGGCCACGGTGAAGAACTTCAACCTGAACGCGTCGGTCGGCGACGGCTCGCTCGCGGGCGTGTCGGGCAACGTGGGCGTGAACGTCGCATCGGGTATCGGCAACGCGCAGAACAACAGCCTCGCCGGCTCGGTCACGACGTCCGCCTCGGGTTCGTACTCGACGGTCGCGATGGTCGCCACGGATAACAACGTGCAAAACGCCAACATGAGCGCCAACGGCCAGTTCCAGGGCACGGCGATGCTCGGCGCCAACACGCTCACGGGCGCGACCGGCAACATCGGCGTGAACATCGCCGGCGGTATCGGCAACCTGCAGCACAACGGCATGGCGATCGCCGCCATGAACAACGGCCACTGA
- a CDS encoding C39 family peptidase — translation MSGSVSSPASRICAVALAFAASAGFAPVHAQSTLDATRLAGVPIKLPIHSMRDLRYRSIVNQQYDYSCGAAALATLLKYGYGIDIPEPELIRQMMVFSTPEVVVKNGFSMLDMKKFVETIGLRGRGFRVNVDALYHLQIPVLVLMNISGYEHFVIVKHAEDGRIFIADPALGNRIVAEDDFTKTWNGLVFAVLGKPFLEDSPLLQNNESLALKLREGALHNGTAATPFFEYGLDKAVMF, via the coding sequence ATGTCCGGGTCCGTTTCGTCCCCGGCGTCAAGGATCTGCGCCGTCGCGCTGGCGTTCGCCGCCAGTGCGGGGTTCGCGCCAGTCCATGCGCAGTCGACGCTCGATGCGACCAGGCTCGCCGGCGTGCCGATCAAGCTTCCGATCCACTCCATGCGGGACCTGCGCTATCGCAGCATCGTCAATCAGCAATACGACTACAGCTGCGGCGCCGCCGCACTGGCGACGCTGCTGAAGTATGGCTACGGCATCGACATTCCCGAGCCGGAACTGATCCGCCAGATGATGGTGTTCTCCACGCCCGAGGTGGTCGTCAAGAACGGCTTCTCCATGCTCGACATGAAGAAGTTCGTCGAAACGATCGGCCTGCGCGGGCGGGGTTTTCGCGTCAACGTCGATGCGCTCTACCACCTGCAGATTCCCGTGCTCGTGCTCATGAACATCTCGGGCTACGAGCATTTCGTGATCGTCAAGCACGCCGAGGACGGCCGCATCTTCATTGCGGACCCCGCGCTCGGCAACCGTATCGTCGCCGAGGACGATTTCACGAAGACCTGGAACGGCCTCGTCTTCGCGGTGCTCGGCAAACCGTTTCTGGAGGACTCTCCGCTGTTGCAGAACAACGAGTCGCTGGCGCTCAAGCTGCGTGAAGGGGCATTGCACAACGGCACCGCCGCGACACCCTTTTTCGAGTACGGCCTCGACAAGGCCGTCATGTTCTGA
- a CDS encoding peptidase C39, whose protein sequence is MNRNLSQCGIAAGVCAFACAFASGASAAESIAASPPAAAQVLQPVPAFLSGAGQQEQRIHCEAVGDDVLAHQSGKYAGSEMISGFVLNLLSQWQLPNGATAVAQGALSVAQNAANQMSAQVKTYAQVIDPTQGTNAGGTTTQTSGANPSATATGGQSVSVNGVSQITQVAGNGNAGSNAATIAWDNNAQPVASVPGAGANQSSASASNASGNIKAGISFGSNGVNVTLQTPAGIATQNIVPGTAQQAGAIAQLLQVAGNNQQVANQLQLSLQTQQMTSQMIRQTGVLQALRNLH, encoded by the coding sequence ATGAACCGCAACCTCTCACAGTGTGGCATCGCGGCAGGTGTCTGCGCTTTCGCTTGCGCTTTTGCGAGCGGTGCGTCAGCCGCCGAAAGCATCGCCGCGTCACCGCCGGCCGCAGCGCAGGTGCTGCAACCCGTGCCGGCGTTTCTTTCGGGTGCTGGCCAGCAGGAGCAGCGCATCCACTGCGAAGCCGTCGGCGACGACGTGCTCGCGCATCAGTCCGGCAAATACGCCGGCAGCGAGATGATTTCCGGGTTCGTCCTGAACCTGCTTTCGCAATGGCAGTTGCCCAACGGCGCGACGGCGGTCGCGCAAGGCGCGCTCTCCGTCGCCCAGAACGCGGCGAACCAGATGAGTGCGCAGGTCAAGACGTATGCGCAGGTGATCGACCCGACGCAAGGCACGAACGCGGGCGGCACCACGACACAGACGAGCGGCGCCAACCCCAGCGCGACGGCCACCGGTGGCCAGAGCGTGTCGGTCAACGGCGTTTCGCAGATCACCCAGGTGGCCGGCAACGGCAACGCGGGCTCCAACGCCGCGACCATCGCCTGGGACAACAACGCGCAACCGGTGGCGAGCGTACCCGGTGCCGGTGCCAATCAGTCGAGCGCCTCGGCCTCGAACGCGAGCGGCAACATCAAGGCGGGCATCTCGTTCGGCAGCAACGGCGTGAACGTGACGCTGCAGACGCCGGCCGGCATCGCCACGCAAAACATCGTGCCGGGCACCGCGCAGCAGGCCGGCGCGATCGCCCAGCTGCTCCAGGTCGCAGGCAATAACCAGCAGGTCGCCAACCAGTTGCAACTGAGTCTGCAGACGCAGCAGATGACGTCGCAAATGATCCGGCAGACCGGCGTACTCCAGGCCCTGCGCAACCTTCACTAA